CTGGCTGGGAACGTGGCGTGAAGGGTTTGGGCACTTGGGGGTGCTGCATTCAGCAGCTTCCTTAGGGGAAGCATGAAGGCTCCTGCTGCCTGGGAGAGAGTGGTGACAAAGGAAACaccaggaaagggaagaaaggctTAGGACAGAGAAAGCACAGGATGCACCCTAAGCTTTTACTTAACTTCATTGTGTTTTCCCAAGGTTGTTCCCTATGGTAAATGTTGGAgttgaggagagaggaaagggaggagcaCAGCATGAGTCAGAAATGATGTCATTAAACATGTCTGGAAGAGCACAATGCCAGCCACGAGGAGACTGTGGGACACCATCATGGAATAAAAGTGCCATGTAACTGTGGCACTAAGGGTGCTATGTGAAGAAGGTGTTCCTTTAAGCCCTCCAGAAAGACCAAACACTTCATGTTTATGtgcaacacatacacacactccagTAAAGAAAAATCTGAGGCAGACAAGGTCTCCTCCATCTCACAAATGGGCTATAAGCTGTGCATAAATGCAGGGACCAGGTCTAAGGACAAGTAAGTCTCAGAGTAGGGTGACAATGAGAGCCCAGATCACCTCACCGGGAACCCACTTGGCTTGCAATGAACATCTTTACTCTAAGGTTTTATTCCCCTACCAAAGTGTACCACAACATCCATTCTCTAGTAAATATTTCTCATGTTTAAGACAGCATGACAGTAATAAATCAGCCCTCAAAGTCAGCTGCTATAAATGCCATGTGTTATCAGTTAGATCACACACCAGAGccaaattttcaaaacatttccttttgaaatactCACAACATTTTAACAGATGTCTTTTGGAGAGTTTTGAAGCACAATAAGCTCCcatcaacatataaaataaaaccaaaaagaaagtaaaatgtggagagattatatttttcttttggcagTAAGACAAAGGTGGGGGCAAATCTtgagatctttggagaaatgcttgTTCACAGCCACAAAAGTGAAGAAATTAATGTCTGTTATTTCCTGCTCTGAACACTGACCAAAAATATATAACTCTAGCTTTCGTGGAAGCAGTTTCCTGGGCAGCTAGAGAAAGGATGTGAGGGTGTAAATTATGGGGCCATCAGGGACAGAAATGGGATGCAAGCATCCAAAAAGCATCTTTTGTCAGGGACAAGATGGGCAAGACCAGCGGTGGCTGATTCTAAAATGGTGCATCTTGGAGTCTAAGCCCTCTCAAAATCAGTGGTAGGAGGGCCAGAATGGGAAcctagaaaaggaaggagaaagttttatgtatgtgtttttctTCAACATTTGTTTATGAGAAAATTTGGAAGTACAGAAAAGTCAAAAGAATTGTGCAGTGAGCATGCCTATACCCATGAGAGGGATATCATTTTTCATGTGACAGTTTGTTTCCACTGGGGCTGATTTTGACCTTCAAAGAAATgctcttgaatgaatgaatgaatggtctaACAATCTTCCCACCCATGTATTCTGGGGAAGCCTAGGTTGTTCACTGCTACTCCTGCACGCAGTGGTAATTTCAAGAGCAGGAGGCCCTATGGGTCTGCTTCTATCAACTATTGTTTTGGACgctccttgctcatgctgtctggtCTCCTGCTCTTGCCTTGTTATCTTTGACTTTGTGCTGAATGTTATACTGAAAAATTCTATGTGGAAATAATTTGATCTTCTCTCTTTTGAGAGGATTTCTCTGTTTGCTTATGCTAGGCATACGGGGGTGCTAGCTGGCAGTACAACACATTTTGTTTAAGCAGTACCAAGGCAGTAGGAATATGGTTATGAACAAGAAATGGTTTCTGCCCTTATAAGTCTTACTAAGAATAAGCAATAGCATTCATTCAAATAGAGCCTATACAGAATAATGTAACTCACGCAAGCTTGACCAGCATGCGGCTTTTCCTCACCTTACCCATCTGCACCCATTAAGGAGAGGCATGCTGGGCCGTGCAGAGATGTGCTGAGGTAacagttttctttcagttttatttcttaaataattgaGAAGAGAATTCTATGAACTGATTACTGCATTCACCATGTAAAAATCTAATCAGAAATAATCAGAACGCTCTCGCTTCCTTTGACCAAACACCTAGGAGAGAGAATGCTTTAAAACACTACCCTCAAGCAGTTACTAATTTCATGGCAGAAATAAAACGAAAGTCCATTTGAATATTATAAGCCTAAATACCCTAAATCAACAGACCATCTGCAGGAACTTGAGTGCTTTAGTCGGGCGGTGGAACCAAAGAACACAGTCCTTTCACACACAAGCTCAAGAGTACCTAGTTTCAGCTCTCACAAGCTGGAGGCTGGAGCTACTATCGAAATAGCTGAGACCGATTATCTGAGAAGCAATCTTCTGTGAAAGATTACAGACAGACCTTGACTTCATGATGGTGACCAAACAGAACGGACTGAGCTCTCTCTGGACTTGCCATCCTTAGTCACTTCCAGATGTTACCTCATGATTGTTTAATGGGATGGAGGGGCTTCTAAaactgatgaaaaaataaaaaccactccTCATCCCTCACTCCTGGCAAAAATACTCAACAGGAGAGATGACTTGGAAGATTTAAGGCAAATGACCAAACATACTaatattaatatcattaatatgTTATGCCCTGCAGTTTCCTGCTGTGTAGTTTTTTGAAATCCTTTCATGAGACACTGGAGCCTTTGGTTTCTTGGAAACAGGTTCCTTTACCACGTGGGCTTTGTTTTCTGGCTCCCTTTTTCCTACTTCCGTGAGTTTGCTATTTTGCATACCCAAGCGTCTTGAGACCTGCACATCACTATCTGTGACTGATTCTTAGGAGAGACCCAGGTTAATGCTTGAACTCAGGCCACATACAGCACATCTgtcaaaataatcatttttccttttttttatttaaaaaaattttttatgtttattcatttttgaaagacagagagagagagcacaagccggggtgggggtgaggcgagagaaggggacacagaatctgaagcaggctccaggctctgagctgtcagcacagagcctgacgcggggctcgaattcacgaaccgcaagatcatgacctgagccaaagctggatgttcaactgagccacccaggcaccccaaaataatcattttcaatGAGGGAGCCATAGACCCTACAAAAATCATTTATCTTAAATAACACTGAGATCAAAGTTAACCGGGCCTGAGGAGATGGCATTTGCTTTGCTTAAAAATTAATGAGCAACCCTGTCCGTTAACATTTAGAAGCTTAGAAGAGAATTAGACCTTGAGCGTTCCACCTCCAAAACATATGTCTGCCATAGGCTTAAGAACAGGTTAGAACTGGAATACATTAATACTGAGCCTCTGATGGAACCAAACGCTGCTTGTGGTTTCCTCTATTTGCTTCCACCTATCGGCACTAAGATGGTGAGTACCCGTGGGTTCTGTGGTGTCTGCTTCCTCCTGATATCTTGAACACAATCCTTACTGTATTTGGGTTTTCCATCAGTGTTAGAACACACAGGGCTCATATCATTCAAAGGCACAAAATAATTTGTTGAGCCCTTACAATGAGGAGGCATTTTGCTGGCGTCATggaagactgaaaagaaaatcaaatatggCTCCTGACCCCTAGGAACTCATAatctaacagaagaaaaagacacatcCAGGGATAGTTCAGGTTATGTTAAAGCAATGCTATATGGAAAGTGCTGTAATAGAGGCCTAATTGAATCCAAAGCTGACATGGTTTAGAGTTTAAAAGAGTTTCAACGTCCTTCTCAGTAGATCCTGAAAAGGGGATTGTAGTTACCTGATTATTCTCTAAATAGGACCAGCTACGTAATTTGTGGGGCCCggtgcaaaatgaaaaggtaGGGCCCCTTACTCAAAAAAGCTTGGTGTCCTGAGTGCAGGGCCTTGTCACATGCCCTTGAACCTGGTCTTGTCTTCAAATACAGTCTATGAATATGAGGAAGAGGCAAATTTTAAGCAACCTAGAGGAAGACGTTGCACACAGGGAATTTtctttcaaggagctcacaggaAAATGAATTCACtgtaaggaaggaaaataattcagtatttCCCAAATTAACAAATTGGGATTGGGAGCTAAAGGAAAGTCACTATTTTGCAAAAACAGTGTCACAGATATGCCATGGCTACAAGGTAAGGACAATGATAATAGTAGCAGTAGTGGTGGTAGTAGCTGACACGGACTTAGAGAGCTTATTGAGTGCCAACATTCTTCTCAGTCTGTTCtgtatatttactcatttaatcctcaaaagaaTCCTGAAGGGTAGATAGATGCTGTTATCTCCCTATcttccaaatgaggaaattgacCTTAGAAAGGTTGAATACTTGTCCCTGGCCACAAAGCAAAGAAGTGGTAGAACCAGGATCTGAACTCAGACAGTCTAGCTccaaagtctgtgctcttaaccgcTATTTATGCTACTTCTCATAAAATAGGGACCCGCTATTTATGCTACTTCTCATAAAATAGGGAGGtattcagaaggaaggaaggggagagggagggagagagagagggagagagggagggagggagggagagagagagagagagagagggagggagggagggagctatCCCAGTATATATTCATTCACTGATATTACAGACTTGGCTTAACCAGGGTGTACTGTATGTTGTgtgcatgtttttaattttttctttttttgcatttcatgTTCATAGTTTAACAGCACCCGTTCGCCCTCCCCCACTGAGTGTTGCCACATGACCCCATGGAGTAGAAAGGTACTGGTTCTGAGAACATTCCATCACAGCCCTATCCCACTCTCTCCAGAcactttcttctgtcttttaacTATGGCAAACTGTTGTTTCTAACTAACAGGTACTCTTTTAACTCCACTTTAAGAGTGATATTTTCCTaacttgaattaaataaaatatgatttagaCAGCAGTGTCCTTGGCTGTCTTTCCCACTTACTTTCCCCCCCTAAATTGCAATTAAGGCTCTGTTCAAGACACGCATCACCTAATGCCACTCCTGGACTTTATAGTTCGAAGGGAAGAAATTCCGACTCGCCCTATATTTATCAGAACTGTGAAACTTCTCAaatcaaaaaaagagaagaggacaaAAGGATTCTCGGGGAGCCAGTTATCCCTGTCGCCGCCGTTAAATAAAACGTGCTTTTGGCTGCTGGTCAGAGCCTGTAGTCGGGTCactattctttctttgtttcccagCCCATTGTTATTCAAGGAAGGAATCGCCTAGGAAATGTGGCCTCTGGTGGTGGGGGTTTCTTTCCagctctcgctcgctcgctctgcctctttttctgtctctcgtTTTGCATgcaccaaactttttttttctttttggaagttaCCTAGGAAACAAAGTCTTTTGTGCTCCAACTTTATTTGAGCTATTCGCTTCGCTGGGAATCTGCACAAAagctgaagagagaaagaaggttgCGATGTTTTACTAAAATGTTCATGGCGAACAtatttttctgggggggggggcaatcaTATCCTGTTGGGTGTGTTGGGGGGTTTCGCAGATACCTCTGACAAGGTAAGCAAATGCTGCGGGGTTAACTTAAACAAGTGGCTCTGGAATCTTCTCTTTAAGAGGACCTGAGAACAATTTGACAATATGTGAAATCCTGAGTCAACAGGACACAATGCTTCCAaatatgatgagaaaaaaaatttttttgtgattttaggACAGAATATTATTAAAACTTAACTGGAATAAGaggaaaaagtatttattttatacactcACCTTCctccaaattatgtaaagaaagaaaactaggttCAGTGGTGAAAACTGGGTCTTTTAAGATAATCTGGTTTAGAAACCCAACCCTGAAATCAAAATTGGAATGGAGCCTTTTTAATAATCTGGGTTAGGACCCCAGCCCTGAAGTAAAAGGTAGACGATATTAATATCTATCAAGGGTTTGGATGGAGAATTTTCAAATGTCATACAGAAGTCAAGGCCTCTAACTAAACAGCTAGAAGAAAAGCTTCACACTGCAAAGCGGAAAGAAACTCAGCTAAGGCCCTTTATATtctgaatttgaaaaagaagCCCTCTCGACTCTTTCTCCCCATTAactgcttttgtattttccaCTGTAGTAAGTTGGGGGATTTGTTTTTCCATGTGCACGCAGCGTTGGTGAAactacatttttcaaatgttattcaCAAATGCCATTGTCGTGCAGTAAAATCAACTCCTTATGTTTTAATCCAGCCTCTCAGATTAAGATAGGCTTTGTCCTTCCAGGTGATGTGTTCTGGAATGTCTCCTGACTCCAGGTTTTCTGGGACGTTTTCTGAACCTTTTCGTAGGCATCTATATCATCTTCTCCCTTTGATCCCAGTCATTTTGAGCTCTCAAGACTTTCAGTAGCAATATACAGCGAGATAGATATCCAGAATCTACCTCTCACTAGATTAGAGACTCagatttttcttcagtttgaaGTTTGGGGATTTATGGCTACCTGTCTCTCCTCTTAATTCCATTTGACCTGAAAAGCATGTTCATGTAGcccattttttcttctgtgtctcttgACTATTGAAATCATAACTTTCGATTAGTTGTGCTTACTATTTCTAGGAATTCTTCCTTTGATCTAAAAGTTTATATCTGACCTCACTGTTCTTAACTGGGAAATTCCTTAATATGTGTGCTTACATATAAACCATGATGGCGAAGTCTGAATGTACTTCATTTGCAGTCCCATCCCCCAGAAGATGAAGACACAGATGTCACGTTAGGGCAGAGGCCGAAAAACCCGGTACACAATATCCCCTCGACACTGGACAAGCAGACCAACTGGAGCAAAGCACTGCCTCTCCCAACaccagaggagaaaatgaaacaagatgCCCAAGTGATCTCTTCTTGCATTATTCCCATCAATGTCACTGGTAACGTTCTGTTCTTTTCTTAGGGGCAGTCGGGTCAGAATattctgtgttttaaatatgttcaaaaccTGTGCTTCTGGGTGTACCAGTTAAGAACACCGCTTTGTAAACAAGCAATACCTTTTTCATCAGAATACAACCCAGAAGATGTTTAATATGCTTTTGTCAGGTTTTGAACATCAATTTGCATATGTTCTGCTGGGCCGCTTGTTATGTAAATGATGGacagtttctttttgaaaaaaagtcaCCAAACAGCTCTTTGGTCATAGCTGACTGAAATAATGGAGAAAGCGGCAGTGATTAATCATATGATAATGATGCATGGCCcagcaagagagaaaacagcaaaCCCCAGGTCCCTCAAACGGCAAGTAATGATCCTGTAGACCAACTATAAAATCTGTTTTCAGGCTTCCTTGGATGAAGGTAGGCTTGTTTAAAAGATCATTTAGACTTCTGCATCGATTTTGGTGATTTCTGAcctaaaaatatatgtattcagaGATGAAGGCTGAATTCTATTCTAATCCAGCAAGCCTGTCTTCCAttcctctctgctttcctcctctTGTGTATTGAGAGTGTATTAGACTAAGTCAAATGTAAACCTGTACGGACTTTTCTTGAAAAGTTTGCCTGCAGCAATTGTAAATTCCAGGTAATCTCAgctttaagtaaaataatgttaTGACATATTCTAACTTTCAAAGATAGACATAAAACGATCTATCCACTGGGCTTTCTTTAAACATCTGTAATAGTTACATTTTAACTTATTTGCATATTGAAATTTTCCAAATGGCCATATAATTACTGACTTTTTTCCTGGTACCATGTGATTAAAAATTGCATGTCGCTTGAGATGCATTTTGGACATGGCTATTATTAACCCCACTGAGATTTCTCTCCCATAAAGTGGAGAGCAAAGGATGAACAGGTATCTGGGATAGACCTTATTTCCTTCCTGAAAAACAAGAATTCTGGTTGATCAGCTGGTTATGAGGTGGGAGTAATTTTCCCGATGATCTCCTCAACTTGTAGGATAAATTATTCTAAGGATGTGTACTTTATCTGATGTCCACAATCTAAATGGGTTGGATTAGGTAGATGTCAAAATGTATCGTTTTGGCATCCTCTTAAACTAACTTTCCATTCTGGGAACATTTGATTTGAGCACCACCTGCTTTCTTCATAACACTGTAAGTAaatcttgttttcaaatttaGTTCTTTGATTATGGGTCTTGTGATTCAGGAAAAAGGAAGatctttccttctgctttattTCAGGAACTCTCAGACTAAAGCCTAGATTATATGCTGATTTCAAGAGCTTTAATGAGAAAGCTCCTAATTACGTCCATATAACATAAAGTGTGTCTGTATGCCAGACGTCCTGTAATTAGTATGAGTAGAATGAAGGATCTTAATTTTTGGTTGGAGCTAAGAAAGGAAAATTCCGTTAGTACAGATTCTccaataatattgtaattattCATCATGTGATATCTCAGACTTTTTTCAAAGTGAGTTCTAGAAACTGTTGTCACTGTGATGCTAAGCAGAACTCAGAGTGCTTCATTATGTAGCTGAGCCGAAGTTTAACATGCCATCCTGCTCTAAGCTTAACAGTCAGGATAAATGATGAGGTAACCAGATTCCAAAGCACTTTTGGCATCATGACTTTCTGAGGCAAAGCTCACGCTGACAAATCCATGGCGCATGCCTATGCCAGACAGGAGTTTGAGTTCCTCACCACCTCCTTCACCATTCTAGATTTGATAAGACTGCCTGTAGCGTAGCAATGATGTGAttatggaaagagaaacaaataggCATCAAGGTCTGGCCCCTgtatttataaaagcaaacagAGACTCACTGTAAAGACTGGGACTCCCAGCTTCATTTCCACCTGATGGAGAAGGCAGACCCACTCAAGGATAGAACTGGGGACTGCCTTGTACTTTCCTCTTATATTGATAAGATCTTGGTACCAAACCAAAAAGTGTCCAACTGGGTCAgtagaagaaagtagaaagagttacatgagaatttaaaaacaaatctttaggCTACTTTCTCGTCACAGAAAgagtgtgcgtgagtgtgtgtgtgtgtgcgtgtgcgtgtgtgtgtgtgtagggttgCAGTGTAGTGGGTAGAGAGGGAAAAGATACCTCACAAAGATGCTTTTAGTGAAGAGATGGGTCAGGAAATGTTAGCTGAACTAATTTGGGTTAGCATCTTAGCTCTGGATCTACTCTGCAAAGACAGCATCAGAGAGCCCAGTAAATAGTAACTAAAGGTTGTGAGTCCTTAAGGAGCTGTTTCTGTGTGAGAGTGATTCtttgatgttatttttctctcctctttcttttgattttccttctttgcttgtTGCTCTTGGCAGTGCAAGCTGTTGTGCAGAGCCGCATTTAGAAGTAAAGCTTAATGTACCGCAGAGTAATTTAAATAAGAGCTGAATAAGGGCTCCCTTATATTTATTCACGGGCTTAATCCAAACTCTTCCTTTACTTCCAATCAATAAATATCACTGTGTTCCAAGCAAATGAAAATTTGTTTGCCATTTCTAAAGGCTAATGAGACCTATCTGTGGGTTGCAGGAGTTGGTTTTGACAGAGAGGCTAGTATACGCTGCTCTCTTGTTCATTCACAATCCGTACTACAGCGGAGACGAAAACTGAGGAGGAGGAAAACCATCTCGGGTATCCCCAGAAGAGTCCAACAAGAAATAGGTGTGGTATAAAACTGTTAATGGTTAACATTCTGTTGGGTGCGATTATAAGGAGGGGAAATGGAAGCCGGCCTTTTAATCAGCTTCCTTAAAAATAGTCAGTGTGGTAACTTGTAGAGGCTTTGAAATGGTGTGTACTTGTTTTGTGTTCAGCAAGCTGGTGGTATTACTTTTTGAATCTCTGTCCTTGACCATGAAGATTTTAACCTTATGGATTTAGGTATATATGTTCAGGTCTTACGGCTGAAATgtaatattttggtaattttttaaaagttttattaatatggaaataataaaaactaacaagattctgtgaaaaattatttttaaaaaattatacctttATTTGAAGAGAGATATACTTTTATGgcattaactattttaaaaaggtaaatttcaaGCATATTCAATTAAATATTGAATACTGATAACATGTTACgctttatgacttttttttctattttttttctgttccatgtATTTAGGAATCTCTTcctacattttattattgttgttgttattattattattagggtAGCATCTCTATTATTACATATAATGAGTTATAAGAGTTTTACTTTGTTgagtatatattacaaaataaaaaagaatagtggCCAAGAAGACTAAATGCACTTAAGTTtaactttagtttaaaaaaaaatagtcatcacTTACTGGGGCAAATAATTTGACagtgaagagagagaattcacaAAAGATCTAAGAACATGTTCTCTTAGTATACactaagaaaatgtgtgtgtgtgtagagagggagagggagagggacagagacacagagaggcaaatGGGCAGATTCCCCAAAGCCTTTTAACTTTCTCCTAATTTTACGTGCTGCTTGTTTTTTCTCAAAGAGAAAGATCCAGTATGCCGCACCCAGATTTGTGGGCATCTCTCAGAATGTGTGTTAGCCTGCTGAGGTATACAATATCTCACTGTGCTGTCCATGTGCCCTAGATTCTGATGAATCCCCTGTGGCCAGGGAGAGGAATGTGATCGTGCACACACATCCAGACCCTTCCAGCACTGTCAACAGGAGGTCTGGAACCAGGGACTCGGAGTGCCAAACCGAAGATATTCTGATTGCTGCTCCATCCAGAAGGAGAATCAGAGCTCAAAGGGGTCAGAGCATCGCAGCTTCCCTTTCTCATTCTGCCGGCAACATCTCCGCGTTGGCAGACAAAGGCGACGCCATGTTTACTACAGCAGTGAGCAGCCGCACAAGATCTCGGAGCCTTCCCCGGGAGGGCAACAGAGGTGGGGATGCTGAGCCCAAAGTTGGTGCTAAACCCTCGGCATATGAAGAGGGGGAGCCTTTCGTGAGTGACCAAGAAAGAAACACTAATGATTGCAGTGATGCCCCCAGCAGCCCGAGTGCACAGGAACGCCAGCCTGCTCTGGGCCTGGCTTGCTCTCAACATCTTCACAGCCCCCAGCACAAGTTAAATGAGAGAGGGAGGTCGCGTCTATCCCGAATGGCTGCCGATTCTGGTAGCTGTGACATCTCCTCCAACTCGGACACCTTTGGGAGCCCCATCCACTGCATCTCCACGGCTGGCGTCCTCCTCAGCAGCCACATGGACCAGAAGGACGAGCACCAGTCATCCAGCGGCAACTGGAGTGGGAGCAGCTCCACATGCCCCTCACAGACCTCAGAGACGATTCCTCCTGCAGCTTCTCCTCCCCTCACTGGCTCTTCACACTGTGACTCGGAGTTGTCCCTAAACACGGCCCCTCATGCTAATGAGGATGCCACTGTCTTCGTGACCGAGCAGTACAACGACCACCTGGATAAAGTGAGAGGCCACCGGGCAAACTCCTTTACCTCCACGGTGGCCGACCTGCTGGATGACCCCAACAACAGCAACACAAGTGACAGTGAGTGGAACTACCTGCATCACCATCACGATGCCTCCTGCCGCCAGGATTTTAGTCCTGAACGCCCCAAGGCAGACAGCCTAGGCTGCCCGAGCTTCACAAGCATGGCCACCTATGACAGCTTTCTGGAAAAGTCTCCATCAGACAAAGCAGACACTAGCTCTCACTTTTCAGTGGACACAGAAGGATACTACACTTCCATGCACTTTGACTGTGGCCTCAAAGGTAACAAGAGTTATGTCTGTCACTATGCAGCCCTGGGCCCAGAGAATGGCCACGGCATGGGGGTTCCTCCTACTCTCCCGGACTGTGCCTGGCAGGACTACTTAGACCACAGGAGGCAGGGAAGACCAAGCATCTCTTTCAGGAAACCAAAGGCAAAGCCGACCCCACCTAAACGGAGCTCATCACTGAGGAAGTCCGATGGAAATGCAGACGTTTCTGAGAAGAAAGAACCAAAGATAAACACTGGCCAGCTCCTGCCTCACAGTTCCAGGGAAATGAAGCTGCCTCTTGATTTCTCCAACACGCCTTCTCGAATGGAAAATGCCAACCTTCCCACCAAGCAGGAATCTTCTTGGATGAATCAGAGTGAACATGGTATTAAGGAACCTCAGTTAGACACTTCAGATATTCCACCATTCAAAGATGAAGGTGCTGACTCAACTCACTATGCAGATCTCTGGCTTCTAAATGACTTGAAAACAAATGATCCTTACAGATCTTTATCTAATTCAAGCACTGCTACAGGTACCACAGTTATCGAATGCATCAAATCTCCAGAGAGCTCTGAGTCCCAAACATCCCAGTCAGAATCAAGAGCCACCACCCCATCTCTTCCTTCTGTTGACAATGAGTTTAAACTGGCTTCACCAGAAAAGCTGGCCGGCTTGGCATCCCCATCAAGTGGCTACTCGAGCCAGTCTGAAACACCAACCTCCTCTTTCCCTACAGCTTTCTTTTCTGGTCCACTGTCTCCTGGAGGTAGCAAAAGAAAACCGAAAGTCCCAGAAAGGAAATCCTCACTACAGCAACCCTCTTTAAAAGATGGAGCTCTGTCACTGAGTAAAGACCTTGAACTTCCAATTATACCTCCCACCCATCTTGACCTAAGTGCTCTTCATAGTGTCTTGAATAAACCATTCCACCACCGTCACCCACTGCATGTGTTTAGTCATAATAAGCAGAACCCAGTAGGAGAAACACTCAAGTCCAATCCTCCACCATCCCTTGCAATTACACCGACAGTCCTGAAATCTGTGAACCTTAGGTCCATCAGTAAGTCTGAAGAAGCTAAACAAAAAGAAGGCAACAATACAGATCTCCCCTACTTAGAGGACAATGCTCTCGCAATGGCTGCCCTGTCGCCAGGCAAGATGAAGCCACATTTGGCTAAGAAATCAGTATCACGTCAGTACTCCACTGAAGACA
This region of Acinonyx jubatus isolate Ajub_Pintada_27869175 chromosome X, VMU_Ajub_asm_v1.0, whole genome shotgun sequence genomic DNA includes:
- the NHS gene encoding actin remodeling regulator NHS isoform X2, which gives rise to MPFAKRIVEPQWLCRQRRPAPGPAEDENGGSTEPPPPLQPPGRRDEAVAPGPEEPPRVPPAPPGPPPPAPTDQAQPPHGEAPAAGEESAAGVAEAAAAAAAGEASSAAAAAVLLMLDLCAVSNAALARVLRQLSDVARHACSLFQELESDIQLTHRRVWALQGKLGGVQRVLGTLDPKQEAVPVSNLDIESKLSVYYRAPWHQQRNIFLPATRPPCVEELHRRARQSPQALRREHRSRSDRREQRAAVPLSVVAPPLPAYPPAHSQRRREVKDRHFLTSHPPEDEDTDVTLGQRPKNPVHNIPSTLDKQTNWSKALPLPTPEEKMKQDAQVISSCIIPINVTGVGFDREASIRCSLVHSQSVLQRRRKLRRRKTISGIPRRVQQEIDSDESPVARERNVIVHTHPDPSSTVNRRSGTRDSECQTEDILIAAPSRRRIRAQRGQSIAASLSHSAGNISALADKGDAMFTTAVSSRTRSRSLPREGNRGGDAEPKVGAKPSAYEEGEPFVSDQERNTNDCSDAPSSPSAQERQPALGLACSQHLHSPQHKLNERGRSRLSRMAADSGSCDISSNSDTFGSPIHCISTAGVLLSSHMDQKDEHQSSSGNWSGSSSTCPSQTSETIPPAASPPLTGSSHCDSELSLNTAPHANEDATVFVTEQYNDHLDKVRGHRANSFTSTVADLLDDPNNSNTSDSEWNYLHHHHDASCRQDFSPERPKADSLGCPSFTSMATYDSFLEKSPSDKADTSSHFSVDTEGYYTSMHFDCGLKGNKSYVCHYAALGPENGHGMGVPPTLPDCAWQDYLDHRRQGRPSISFRKPKAKPTPPKRSSSLRKSDGNADVSEKKEPKINTGQLLPHSSREMKLPLDFSNTPSRMENANLPTKQESSWMNQSEHGIKEPQLDTSDIPPFKDEGADSTHYADLWLLNDLKTNDPYRSLSNSSTATGTTVIECIKSPESSESQTSQSESRATTPSLPSVDNEFKLASPEKLAGLASPSSGYSSQSETPTSSFPTAFFSGPLSPGGSKRKPKVPERKSSLQQPSLKDGALSLSKDLELPIIPPTHLDLSALHSVLNKPFHHRHPLHVFSHNKQNPVGETLKSNPPPSLAITPTVLKSVNLRSISKSEEAKQKEGNNTDLPYLEDNALAMAALSPGKMKPHLAKKSVSRQYSTEDTILSFLDSSALEMGPDKLQLEKKYTFDVKNHCDPETVTSAGSNLLESSVTRDPIPMESEPIPENTPSKTCDFPTEGFQRVSVARLSDVDGKTLQYGAGADEAPAQAQKASSAGGEEAAQLESADVLTSQSDAPTRPTDISNPLKHQLGMSRHHDQVPGNISYEAEVSTANPCPEKRSEQENIASGISAQSASGNSGAEETQGSMEEVSLKESSPSDDSMISPLSEDSQAEAEGVFVSPNKPRTTEDLFAVIHRSKRKVLGRKDSGDMSARSKSRAALGSGSAGAGSVTSPNSSVSTPNSQRSPGLIYRNAKKSNTSNEEFKLLLLKKGSRSDSSYRMSATEILKSPILPKPPGELPAESPQSAHEAHQGAPGAEVLSPLSPCSPRVNAEGFSSKNFATSASARVGRSRAPPAASSSRYSVRCRLYNAPMQAISEGETENSDGSPHDDRSSQSST